TTCATCATTATAAAAATGTCGTTTCATCGAACAACCCACTCCCTTTGGCGTGAATGTCTGATATGCTACATTTACCTTTGCTACCGAAATCAAAACCCATGAAGTTAGCCGGAATATTACTTTGATTAGGTAGCTGATCGTTGTGTTATTAACTTTATTTGAAAAAAACAAGAATTTTATGGCACTATTTTTATCCTGAGAAGGGCAACAACACTTTACCGTCCTGTACTCTTATTCAGGCATGAAACAAATCATTATTGTCTGGTTTAGAAACGATTTGAGGTTTCACGACAACAAGGTGTTGTTTCGAGCTGTTCAGGATGCCGGATAAATCATACCGGTCTATTGCATAGACCCTCGTCATTTTGTTGCCCTCGGGTTTGTATTTACTAAAACCGGAAATCACCGAGCAAAACTTTTATTAGAGAGAATGAAAGATCTCCGGCACTTGTTGAGGGATATGGGTTCCGATTTGATTGTTAGTTGGGGCAAACCCGAAGAAATAATTTTTGCTTTGGCTTATTATTTCCGTGCCATTGCGATTTACTGCAATCAAAAATCCACAGATGAAGTGAGTCGAGTGGAAGATGCCCTCGACAAACACCTTGAAACAATACAGGTTCCGCTTGAGTTTTTTAGGACAACACCCTTTATCATTCCGCCGATTTAGACGGTGATTGGGATATAGACGTTTTGTCGGCTTTTTACTTTGATGTTAAAATAGGATGGTATGAAAATCTTTTAGAAACCGTAGGTATTAGTACATCACCTATTTCTTCGAACAACAACCTGAAACTGAACCTAATAAGCCCCAATCCCACTACACAAAAAACCTTTCTTACCTTACACCCCCCCCCAATCCCAACCCATAACCCTAAACCTATACGACC
This is a stretch of genomic DNA from Sphingobacteriales bacterium. It encodes these proteins:
- a CDS encoding deoxyribodipyrimidine photo-lyase, with amino-acid sequence MIPVYCIDPRHFVALGFVFTKTGNHRAKLLLERMKDLRHLLRDMGSDLIVSWGKPEEIIFALAYYFRAIAIYCNQKSTDEVSRVEDALDKHLETIQVPLEFFRTTPFIIPPI
- a CDS encoding deoxyribodipyrimidine photo-lyase, yielding MKQIIIVWFRNDLRFHDNKVLFRAVQDAG